In Cherax quadricarinatus isolate ZL_2023a chromosome 52, ASM3850222v1, whole genome shotgun sequence, the following proteins share a genomic window:
- the Oscillin gene encoding glucosamine-6-phosphate isomerase isoform X4, giving the protein MRLVILDDKERVSEWAARYVIKRINDFNPGPEKFFVLGLPTGSTPQGTYKKLVEYHKAGKISFKYVKTFNMDEYVGIPRNHSQSYHTFMWENLFKHIDIDPANAHILNGNAENLEQECQNYEQKIREAGGIELFIGGIGPDGHIAFNEPGSSLVSRTRVKTLNQETITANARFFGDDILQVPKQALTVGVGTVMDAREVMVLITGSHKAYALHMAIEEGVNHMWTVSAFQQHPRTIMLCDEDATLELKVKTVKYFKDLWTVHCKLIDDPMMATFT; this is encoded by the exons ATTCTTGATGACAAGGAAAGGGTGTCAGAATGGGCAGCGAGGTATGTTATCAAGAGGATCAATGATTTCAATCCTGGCCCAGAGAAGTTCTTCGTCCTAGGCTTGCCTACAG GTAGCACCCCACAGGGCACCTACAAGAAGCTTGTGGAGTATCACAAAGCTGGCAAAATCTCTTTCAAATATGTCAAGACCTTCAATATGGATGAATATGTTG GTATTCCCCGGAATCACAGTCAAAGCTACCATACTTTCATGTGGGAGAATCTCTTCAAGCACATTGACATTGACCCAGCCAATGCTCACATCCTCAATGGCAATGCAGAAAACTTAGAACAAGAGTGCCAGAATTATGAGCAGAAGATCAGAGAAGCAGGAGGAATTGAGCTCTTCATTggag GAATTGGACCTGATGGTCACATTGCCTTTAACGAACCTGGCTCCAGTTTGGTGTCCCGTACACGTGTCAAAACACTCAACCAAGAAACCATTACAGCAAATGCACGTTTTTTTGGTGATGACATATTACAAGTACCCaagcaggcactgactgtgggtGTTGGCACTGTTATGGATGCCAGGGAG GTGATGGTGTTGATCACTGGATCACATAAGGCATATGCCCTTCACATGGCCATTGAGGAGGGTGTAAATCACATGTGGACAGTGTCAGCCTTCCAGCAGCATCCACGGACGATTATGTTATGTGATGAAGATGCAACACTAGAGCTCAAGGTCAAAACTGTCAAGTACTTCAAG GACTTATGGACAGTGCACTGCAAGCTCATAGATGATCCAATGATGGCAACGTTTACATAA
- the Oscillin gene encoding glucosamine-6-phosphate isomerase 2 isoform X2: protein MLCLYGDILIPISKMRLVILDDKERVSEWAARYVIKRINDFNPGPEKFFVLGLPTGSTPQGTYKKLVEYHKAGKISFKYVKTFNMDEYVGIPRNHSQSYHTFMWENLFKHIDIDPANAHILNGNAENLEQECQNYEQKIREAGGIELFIGGIGPDGHIAFNEPGSSLVSRTRVKTLNQETITANARFFGDDILQVPKQALTVGVGTVMDAREVMVLITGSHKAYALHMAIEEGVNHMWTVSAFQQHPRTIMLCDEDATLELKVKTVKYFKNLHDIHSCLMEKEL, encoded by the exons ATTCTTGATGACAAGGAAAGGGTGTCAGAATGGGCAGCGAGGTATGTTATCAAGAGGATCAATGATTTCAATCCTGGCCCAGAGAAGTTCTTCGTCCTAGGCTTGCCTACAG GTAGCACCCCACAGGGCACCTACAAGAAGCTTGTGGAGTATCACAAAGCTGGCAAAATCTCTTTCAAATATGTCAAGACCTTCAATATGGATGAATATGTTG GTATTCCCCGGAATCACAGTCAAAGCTACCATACTTTCATGTGGGAGAATCTCTTCAAGCACATTGACATTGACCCAGCCAATGCTCACATCCTCAATGGCAATGCAGAAAACTTAGAACAAGAGTGCCAGAATTATGAGCAGAAGATCAGAGAAGCAGGAGGAATTGAGCTCTTCATTggag GAATTGGACCTGATGGTCACATTGCCTTTAACGAACCTGGCTCCAGTTTGGTGTCCCGTACACGTGTCAAAACACTCAACCAAGAAACCATTACAGCAAATGCACGTTTTTTTGGTGATGACATATTACAAGTACCCaagcaggcactgactgtgggtGTTGGCACTGTTATGGATGCCAGGGAG GTGATGGTGTTGATCACTGGATCACATAAGGCATATGCCCTTCACATGGCCATTGAGGAGGGTGTAAATCACATGTGGACAGTGTCAGCCTTCCAGCAGCATCCACGGACGATTATGTTATGTGATGAAGATGCAACACTAGAGCTCAAGGTCAAAACTGTCAAGTACTTCAAG AATCTTCATGATATTCATTCTTGCCTGATGGAGAAGGAACTTTGA
- the Oscillin gene encoding glucosamine-6-phosphate isomerase 2 isoform X3 gives MNYKNMRLVILDDKERVSEWAARYVIKRINDFNPGPEKFFVLGLPTGSTPQGTYKKLVEYHKAGKISFKYVKTFNMDEYVGIPRNHSQSYHTFMWENLFKHIDIDPANAHILNGNAENLEQECQNYEQKIREAGGIELFIGGIGPDGHIAFNEPGSSLVSRTRVKTLNQETITANARFFGDDILQVPKQALTVGVGTVMDAREVMVLITGSHKAYALHMAIEEGVNHMWTVSAFQQHPRTIMLCDEDATLELKVKTVKYFKDLWTVHCKLIDDPMMATFT, from the exons ATTCTTGATGACAAGGAAAGGGTGTCAGAATGGGCAGCGAGGTATGTTATCAAGAGGATCAATGATTTCAATCCTGGCCCAGAGAAGTTCTTCGTCCTAGGCTTGCCTACAG GTAGCACCCCACAGGGCACCTACAAGAAGCTTGTGGAGTATCACAAAGCTGGCAAAATCTCTTTCAAATATGTCAAGACCTTCAATATGGATGAATATGTTG GTATTCCCCGGAATCACAGTCAAAGCTACCATACTTTCATGTGGGAGAATCTCTTCAAGCACATTGACATTGACCCAGCCAATGCTCACATCCTCAATGGCAATGCAGAAAACTTAGAACAAGAGTGCCAGAATTATGAGCAGAAGATCAGAGAAGCAGGAGGAATTGAGCTCTTCATTggag GAATTGGACCTGATGGTCACATTGCCTTTAACGAACCTGGCTCCAGTTTGGTGTCCCGTACACGTGTCAAAACACTCAACCAAGAAACCATTACAGCAAATGCACGTTTTTTTGGTGATGACATATTACAAGTACCCaagcaggcactgactgtgggtGTTGGCACTGTTATGGATGCCAGGGAG GTGATGGTGTTGATCACTGGATCACATAAGGCATATGCCCTTCACATGGCCATTGAGGAGGGTGTAAATCACATGTGGACAGTGTCAGCCTTCCAGCAGCATCCACGGACGATTATGTTATGTGATGAAGATGCAACACTAGAGCTCAAGGTCAAAACTGTCAAGTACTTCAAG GACTTATGGACAGTGCACTGCAAGCTCATAGATGATCCAATGATGGCAACGTTTACATAA
- the Oscillin gene encoding glucosamine-6-phosphate isomerase 2 isoform X1 has product MLCLYGDILIPISKMRLVILDDKERVSEWAARYVIKRINDFNPGPEKFFVLGLPTGSTPQGTYKKLVEYHKAGKISFKYVKTFNMDEYVGIPRNHSQSYHTFMWENLFKHIDIDPANAHILNGNAENLEQECQNYEQKIREAGGIELFIGGIGPDGHIAFNEPGSSLVSRTRVKTLNQETITANARFFGDDILQVPKQALTVGVGTVMDAREVMVLITGSHKAYALHMAIEEGVNHMWTVSAFQQHPRTIMLCDEDATLELKVKTVKYFKDLWTVHCKLIDDPMMATFT; this is encoded by the exons ATTCTTGATGACAAGGAAAGGGTGTCAGAATGGGCAGCGAGGTATGTTATCAAGAGGATCAATGATTTCAATCCTGGCCCAGAGAAGTTCTTCGTCCTAGGCTTGCCTACAG GTAGCACCCCACAGGGCACCTACAAGAAGCTTGTGGAGTATCACAAAGCTGGCAAAATCTCTTTCAAATATGTCAAGACCTTCAATATGGATGAATATGTTG GTATTCCCCGGAATCACAGTCAAAGCTACCATACTTTCATGTGGGAGAATCTCTTCAAGCACATTGACATTGACCCAGCCAATGCTCACATCCTCAATGGCAATGCAGAAAACTTAGAACAAGAGTGCCAGAATTATGAGCAGAAGATCAGAGAAGCAGGAGGAATTGAGCTCTTCATTggag GAATTGGACCTGATGGTCACATTGCCTTTAACGAACCTGGCTCCAGTTTGGTGTCCCGTACACGTGTCAAAACACTCAACCAAGAAACCATTACAGCAAATGCACGTTTTTTTGGTGATGACATATTACAAGTACCCaagcaggcactgactgtgggtGTTGGCACTGTTATGGATGCCAGGGAG GTGATGGTGTTGATCACTGGATCACATAAGGCATATGCCCTTCACATGGCCATTGAGGAGGGTGTAAATCACATGTGGACAGTGTCAGCCTTCCAGCAGCATCCACGGACGATTATGTTATGTGATGAAGATGCAACACTAGAGCTCAAGGTCAAAACTGTCAAGTACTTCAAG GACTTATGGACAGTGCACTGCAAGCTCATAGATGATCCAATGATGGCAACGTTTACATAA